A single Corticium candelabrum chromosome 16, ooCorCand1.1, whole genome shotgun sequence DNA region contains:
- the LOC134192055 gene encoding basic salivary proline-rich protein 2-like isoform X2, producing MRSTLFILLIMAVIAMTVAPPPGKGKHKRPRPPVTDEDDTAQLDTDDPDKGHKDKPKRPPPLKSKGPPTSENDTVADDKDKGHKDKPKDPPPLKSKQPHTPKNDTAADDKKSPACVKSKKTKTKAESESEAGSESGSGSGSGSGSEDKDHDDEEPPKKLPSNRKPGHKPKSKSKSKPGHKPGPKPGPKPGPKLRPAEEEETEECPTEVEVQEPTTAAEMETTEVIIEMETTEVIIEVATKEATATTPAEFQATEVVTEVATSLTPE from the exons ATGAGGTCGACTTTGTTCATCTTGCTCATTATGGCAGTGATTGCAATGACGGTGGCACCACCGCCT GGTAAAGGCAAGCATAAGCGTCCACGACCACCAGTGACTGATGAAGATGATACAGCCCAGCTGGATACTGACGATCCA GACAAAggacacaaagacaaaccaAAGCGTCCACCTCCACTGAAATCTAAAGGACCACCTACTTCAGAAAATGATACAGTTGCTGATGATAAA GACAAAGGACATAAAGACAAACCAAAGGATCCACCTCCACTGAAATCTAAACAACCACATACTCCTAAAAATGATACAGCTGCTGATGATAAA AAAAGTCCAGCATGTGTAAAATCAAAGAAAACAAAGACCAAAGCTGAATCTGAATCTGAAGCTGGATCTGAATCGGGATCTGGATCTGGATCGGGATCTGGATCAG AAGACAAAGATCACGATGATGAAGAACCACCTAAG AAGCTTCCTTCAAACCGTAAACCAGGACATAAACCAAAATCTAAATCAAAGTCAAAACCAGGACATAAACCTGGGCCTAAACCTGGGCCTAAACCTGGGCCTAAACTAAGACctgcagaagaagaagagactgAAGAATGCCCAACAGAAGTTGAAGTTCAAGAGCCAACCACTGCAGCTGAAATGGAGACGACTGAGGTCATCATTGAAATGGAGACGACTGAGGTCATCATTGAAGTGGCCACAAAAGAAGCAACTGCAACCACTCCAGCTGAATTCCAGGCTACTGAGGTTGTCACTGAAGTGGCCACAAGCCTAACACCTGAGTGA
- the LOC134192055 gene encoding basic salivary proline-rich protein 2-like isoform X1 yields MRSTLFILLIMAVIAMTVAPPPGKGKHKRPRPPVTDEDDTAQLDTDDPDKGHKDKPKRPPPLKSKGPPTSENDTVADDKDKGHKDKPKDPPPLKSKQPHTPKNDTAADDKKSPACVKSKKTKTKAESESEAGSESGSGSGSGSGSVEDKDHDDEEPPKKLPSNRKPGHKPKSKSKSKPGHKPGPKPGPKPGPKLRPAEEEETEECPTEVEVQEPTTAAEMETTEVIIEMETTEVIIEVATKEATATTPAEFQATEVVTEVATSLTPE; encoded by the exons ATGAGGTCGACTTTGTTCATCTTGCTCATTATGGCAGTGATTGCAATGACGGTGGCACCACCGCCT GGTAAAGGCAAGCATAAGCGTCCACGACCACCAGTGACTGATGAAGATGATACAGCCCAGCTGGATACTGACGATCCA GACAAAggacacaaagacaaaccaAAGCGTCCACCTCCACTGAAATCTAAAGGACCACCTACTTCAGAAAATGATACAGTTGCTGATGATAAA GACAAAGGACATAAAGACAAACCAAAGGATCCACCTCCACTGAAATCTAAACAACCACATACTCCTAAAAATGATACAGCTGCTGATGATAAA AAAAGTCCAGCATGTGTAAAATCAAAGAAAACAAAGACCAAAGCTGAATCTGAATCTGAAGCTGGATCTGAATCGGGATCTGGATCTGGATCGGGATCTGGATCAG TAGAAGACAAAGATCACGATGATGAAGAACCACCTAAG AAGCTTCCTTCAAACCGTAAACCAGGACATAAACCAAAATCTAAATCAAAGTCAAAACCAGGACATAAACCTGGGCCTAAACCTGGGCCTAAACCTGGGCCTAAACTAAGACctgcagaagaagaagagactgAAGAATGCCCAACAGAAGTTGAAGTTCAAGAGCCAACCACTGCAGCTGAAATGGAGACGACTGAGGTCATCATTGAAATGGAGACGACTGAGGTCATCATTGAAGTGGCCACAAAAGAAGCAACTGCAACCACTCCAGCTGAATTCCAGGCTACTGAGGTTGTCACTGAAGTGGCCACAAGCCTAACACCTGAGTGA
- the LOC134192231 gene encoding integumentary mucin C.1-like, whose protein sequence is MRIISLFSILLICAAMPKHKKKPKNGCESTSDCQENECCVMMGRYRFQCKRSPSEGETCSQDECSCPSGLECGMYKTKGKKDKKTVCKEPNANSTMTPPIHGPVKNMKKNRCQQDSDCDPDYCCTKKGPKIHTCNKAPGENESCRVDECSCAEGLECQLDRKAARQPPKPMKPKPQPHKSKKGKLTSPKTHTHGYCRPTTARDPNPTSVPTTVFRTTTETQSSTSTSTSPLASVEALNPTSAVKSMETPEVVTTTPSTMTTSSIPTSTSVTSPMSTTEQTQRPRVKSTDTTEWKSESGEMIPSETTESMVVIE, encoded by the exons ATGAGAATCATTTCTCTATTCTCAATTCTGCTAATATGTGCGGCCATGCCTAAACACAAGAAAAAG CCAAAAAATGGCTGTGAGTCTACGTCAGACTGCCAGGAAAACGAATGCTGCGTCATGATGGGACGGTACCGCTTTCAATGCAAACGATCACCGAGTGAAGGCGAGACATGCAGCCAAGACGAGTGTTCGTGTCCTTCGGGGTTAGAATGCGGTATGTACAAGACGAAAggcaagaaagacaaaaagacGGTGTGCAAAGAGCCTAATGCAAATTCAACGATGACTCCACCGATACACGGTCCAGTTAAGAATATGAAAAAAAAT AGATGCCAACAAGACTCTGACTGCGATCCCGATTATTGCTGTACGAAAAAGGGTCCTAAGATACACACGTGCAATAAAGCACCAGGCGAAAATGAGAGCTGTCGTGTAGACGAATGCTCATGTGCTGAAGGCCTAGAATGTCAACTGGACCGTAAAGCAGCTAGACAACCGCCTAAACCGATGAAACCAAAGCCACAACCGCATAAATCGAAAAAAGGAAAGCTAACGTCTCCTAAAACACATACTCATGGCTACTGTCGACCAACAACTGCTAGAGATCCGAATCCTACATCAGTACCTACAACCGTTTTTCGGACAACTACAGAGACTCAGAGCTCTACCTCAACATCTACATCACCTCTGGCATCTGTAGAGGCTCTGAACCCTACATCAGCTGTGAAATCGATGGAAACACCCGAAGTGGTGACAACGACGCCttcaacaatgacaacaagtTCGATTCCAACGTCAACGTCGGTAACGTCACCGATGTCGACTACCGAACAGACACAAAGGCCCAGAGTTAAgtcaacagacacaacagagtGGAAAAGTGAAAGTGGTGAAATGATACCAAGTGAAACTACCGAGTCAATGGTTGTAATCGAGTGA
- the LOC134192232 gene encoding uncharacterized protein LOC134192232 gives MNSVFFVCVSLVLVVSFTSVRAVRCNNETDCREDQCCLFKTINSTTGKCKRLRRERQSCAIPDDDGVSISRCPCLGNLTCQTNTSNNTRSGEDRDRPAGGREEDREPRPKKPKGRDRPTRRPKKEKSDRDRPEKTRKKDRPAKRPKQGRQPERRDKGRCMSA, from the exons ATGAACAgcgttttctttgtttgtgtgtcactcgTTCTCGTCGTGTCGTTTACCTCTGTGAGAGCCGTTCGA TGTAACAACGAGACGGACTGCCGAGAAGATCAATGCTGTCTTTTCAAGACgatcaacagcacaacagGCAAATGCAAAAGGTTGAGACGAGAACGTCAAAGCTGTGCCATACCCGACGACGACGGCGTATCGATTAGCAGATGTCCATGTCTAGGCAACCTGACGTGCCAAACCAACACATCAAACAATACTCGTTCCGGCGAAGATCGTGATCGTCCTGCAGGCGGTCGCGAGGAAGATCGCGAACCGCGTCCTAAAAAACCAAAAGGTCGTGACCGTCCTACTCGACGTCCAAAGAAAGAAAAGAGTGACCGTGATCGTCCTGAAAAAACCCGTAAGAAGGACCGTCCTGCAAAACGTCCGAAACAAGGTCGTCAGCCTGAGCGACGAGACAAAGGACGGTGCATGAGTGCTTGA